AATAGTGTTCCGGTTTTGAACGCGTTGTTTCACCGCAAGGGGAGATACCGCACTTGCCCTTCCCACTCACCTTCGAGACTGAACTCCGCCAGCAAAAGAATATCCTCGATAACTGATCCCATGGGAATTCCCCGGCTGACCTCAAAAACGCCCGGCATGGCCTTGCCCGCGCTGACGCGTTCATAGGCGTAGTGGGTGATTGTGCAGACATCGTGCGTAAGCAATACGCGCCCTTCGCGCGCCGCCCACTCTAAAACTGCCGGATCATCAGCGCCTGACAAACCGACATCCTGAACACGCACGATATCCAAGTTGGGTTTTCGACGCCGTAATCCGCGTACAATGTCATTATTGAGGTTTTCGTCGGCGAGCAAAAGCATGATCGCTACCCCTGAATGCGACGTGTCAGCAAGCGACCGCGCATGCCGTACGGGTCAAAGCGGGCTTCGTTTTGCTTTCGTACCGCATCTGCCTGGGTCCCTCGCTGCCGTACATAGGCATCTACTTCGCCCGAATGTCTCAGATAGTAGCCGATCACCGCGTAGATATCGGCAAGATTCAAGGATGGGTACTGCTGGACGATCTCTTCAGCCGTCGCGCCTTCAGAAAAGGCCGCTATCACCGTCTCCAATGTTACGCGCGTTCCACCGACACGTACAACGCCGTTTGAATCAGCGCGCAACGGAATGACTTCATTAGCAATTGTGATGGTCATGGAATTTACCTCCTTTGCATCCATATTATATGACTATTGCGGTTTCGTCTACATTATTTTATAGCGCGGCCAAGGCCGCAACCAATCCCCCTCACCTCTTATCCTCTCCCTCCCCCGATAAAAGCATTCGAGGGCAGGCTCCGGGGAGAGGAAGTGATGGAGAGGGTGCTTCTCCATCATAGTGATAGGGCTGAGGGCCTCCCGCAGTCCGCCTACACGTCCATTGCCCTGATCTGAGTCACCGGCGCGACCACCTTCAACCGGGTCTTCTCGATAAATTCCCTGACCGAAGCATAAATTCCATCGGCATCCAGACCATACTTCCGCCGGAGGATCTGCTGTGCTCCGTGCTCGATGAACGCATCCGGCACACCGATTCGATGCGTCTTGATCCCGGCAACGCTGTTTGCATCGAGGCATTCGAGCACCGCGCTTCCAAAGCCGCCGGAGAGGGCGTGCTCCTCGACGGTTACGATCCTTCCTGTCTTCTTTGCAACGGAAATGATCATCGTTTCATCGAGCGGTTTCACGAACCGCGCGTTCACCACTGATGCGGAGATCCCTTCGTCCTCAAGCCGTTTTGCGGCTTCCATCGACGGGCCGACCATGTTGCCGATTGCGATGATGGCGACATCGTTCCCGTTCCTGATCAATTCGGCCTTCCCGATCTCGAGCGTCTTCAACTCCTGGTCCATGGGAACGCCGCAACCGGTGCCGCGAGGATAGCGCACTGCCGAAGGACCGTTGTATTCCACCGCCGTCTTGAGCATATGCTGAAGCTCGTTCTCGTCCTTGGGGGCCATCATCACGATGTTCGGGATGTGGCGCAGGTAGGCGATATCAAACACGCCGTGGTGCGATGGCCCGTCCTCGCCTACGAGGCCGGCGCGGTCAAGCGCGAGCGTCACCGGCAGGTTCTGGAGACAGAGGTCGTGCACTATCTGGTCATAGGCGCGCTGGGTGAACGTGGAGTAGATGGCGGCAACCGGATGCATCCCCTCCACGGCAAGTCCGCAGGCAAACGTGACGCCGTGGGACTCGGCAATGCCCACGTCAAAGAACCTGTCGGGAAAGCGTTCGGCGAACTTGTCGAGCCCGGTGCCCTCGGACATGGCCGCCGAGATGGCGACGATCTTTTCGTTGTCCTCGGCGAGACTGATCATGGTCTGTCCGAACACCTCGGTGTAGCTCATGACGGACTGCTTTTTTACGGTAACCTTGCCCGTTGCCGGATCAAAGGGAGGCACGCCGTGATACTGCGACGGTCTGCACTCCGCGAACTCGCAGCCTTTTCCCTTTTTGGTAATAACATGCACCAGGACCGGCCAGGTGTATTCCTGGATATTCCGGAAGGTCTCGAGCATATGGTCGATATTATGGCCGTCGATGGGTCCGATGTACTGGAATCCCAGGTCCTCGAACAACATTCCCGGCACCATCAGGCCCTTGATAGAGTCCTCGGCCTTCTTCGCAAGATTGAACATGGACTCGCCTACCTTGGGGATGCCCTGCAGGAAGTTCTTGGTCTCCCGGCGCAGCCTGGTGTAAAAGTGCCCGGTCAGCATTCTGCTGAGATACGATGAAAGCGCCCCCACGTTCGGCGATATGGACATCTCGTTGTCGTTCAGGATCACGATGAGCTTCTTTTTCAAATGTCCCGCCTGGTTCAATCCCTCGAACGCCAGCCCCGCGGAGATGGACCCGTCTCCGATCACGGCGATCACGTGGAAGTCCTCTCCTTTGATGTCCCGTGCCGAGACCATGCCGAGGGCGGCGGAAATGGACGTACTGGCATGCCCCACATCAAAATGGTCGTAAGGACTTTCCTCACGCTTGGGGAAACCGCTGATCCCGCCGTGCTGCCGCAGTGTCGGGAACCGGTGCCGTCTGCCGGTCAGTATCTTGTGAGCATAGGCCTGGTGCCCCACATCCCAGACGATCTTGTCCGTAGGTGTATCAAAGGCGTAATGAAGCGCGATGGTCAGATCAACAACCCCCAGGCTCGGGGCAAGATGGCCTCCGGTCTGCGACACCACACTGATGATCTCCTTCCGGAGTTCCTCGGCAAGCGTCGGCAATTCCGCCGGGGGAAGCGTCCTCAGTTCTTGAACATTGTTCACTTTGTCGAGTATCATGGATACCTCACGTGATAAGGTTACGGTGACGACGCCGGTTTCGGTTAGGGATTCGTTGTTCGTCTTAAGGACGCTTCACGTTACCGACAGACGATACGGGCTTCGTTGCCTTCCCCTCTCTAATTTACCCTGTTCACAATATACTTCGCCAGTTCCCTTAGCGGGTCCGCCTTGTGGTCAAAATCCCTCAGGGAATGAATGGCCTTATCCGCAACCTCGTTGGCCCTCAGGCGCGATCCTTCGAGACCGAAAAAGCTGGGGAAGGTCCTCTTGCCTTTTTTCAGGTCGCTGCCGACGTCCTTGCCGAGCTCCTCCTGCTTACCCGTAATATCGAGGATATCATCAGCGATCTGAAAAGCGAGACCGGCCAGTTCACCATACCGGGTCAGGGCCTTGAGCCGTTTCTCATTTGCCTTCGCATAGATGGCGCCGACCCGCACTGAAGCACGGATGAGCGCGCCGGTCTTGTGAGTATGGATGTATTCGAGCGTGGGGAAATCGATCTCTTTGCCCTCGGACTCCATGTCAATCACCTGCCCTCCCACCATGCCGAAAACGCCGGACGCCGTGCTGATCTCTTTGATGGTGGTAATGAGCCTGTTCGCGGGGACCGCTTTTGTCCGGCGGGTATCGGACAGCACTTCGAATGCCATATTCAAAAGCCCGTCCCCCGCGAGGATGGCAATGGCCTCGCCATATACCTTATGGCAGGTCGGCCGTCCGCGCCTGAAATCATCATTGTCCATTGCGGGAAGGTCATCGTGGATCAGCGAGTACGTATGAATGAGTTCCAGCGACCCTGCCAGGGGAAGCAGACCGGATGTCCTCGCGCCAAGCGCTTCGGCAGCCGCGATGGCCAGAATGGGCCGCACCCGCTTGCCGCCGGCAAAGAGACTGTAGCGCATGGCCTCATGCACCGAGGGCGGGAACATCTTCGCAGGGGGAACGAGCTTTTCGAGCGTCTTGTCAACGATGACTTTTTTTTTGGAAAGGTATGATATTATGTCCATAGGTGAGAAGCAAGCTCCAATTATCAAGCGCCAAATTACAAATAAGCGCCAATATCCAAGCATCACATTCCAAACGTTTGGTCATTGCGATTTGTATCTACTCAGGTCAAAATCTGTTAGCCGCGAAAGAACCCCCGATAAGACATTTCGAGGGCAGGCTCCAGGATCGCAGAGAGAATTAAAAACTGAAATACATGGTTTCAGGCTGTTCTTTGAGTTCTTTGCGTTCTTTTGCGGCCAACCTGAGTAGTTGCTGTGATTTGGTAATTGGTTATTATTGGGAATTTGGAATTTGTTCCCTCATTCCTCTTCTTCAAACGGTTTCGCGACCATATTCCCGGCCTTATCTTTGAGCAGGATCTCCACCTTTCGCTCGGCCTCTTCCAGCCGGGTGTTGCAAATGCGTGAAAGCCGGATACCCTCCTCGAACAATTTCAGCGACTGCTCCAGCGGGAGATCTCCCTGCTCAAGCTTCTGCACGATTTCCTCGAGCCGCGCCAGCGCTCTTTCAAACTTTTTTTCCGCCATACCCGTAAACACTCCACCGGTGAAGACAGTTTGGAAATTCCTGCGTTTAAAATTAATTATATCCGGAAGATAACGGCAAAATCAAGAGAAATAGGGTGAAAAGCGCTTTTTCTCTGTGAGAACGGTGTGTTGAATAATAGTGCGGCGAGAGGGCGCTAATCGATATATTGCTTTATATCGATCTTGGCCGCTTGAGGATCGATCGTACCAACGATGGAGCGTACATACTTCCCGTTCACCGTCTCCAGGAGACTGACGTCCGCACCGGTCTCCCTTTCCGATCCGTCGAACGCGGTGAGAAGCAGTACCCGGGGCCGCAGAAGGTCACGGGTCTGATGCATGACGAGCCCCACCTCGCCCGTATCCAGTTTGAGGACCGTACCAACCGGGAAGATCCCGATCATGTTGACAAAGGCTTTGACAAGGATGGGGTCGAAGGCTTTTCCGCGATTCTTGAGCAGTATCCTGATCGCCTGATAAGGAGTTGTACGGGAACTGTAGTATACCCGGTTGGCGGTAATGGCTTCGTAGGCATCGGCGAGGGAAACGATCTGTGAAAAAAGATGCGGCTTATGGTCGTCTTCAACGTGAGGGTATCCATGGATGTCGCCATGCTGATGATGTTCAAAGGCCGCTACCATGGCCATTTTGGTAACCCCCGGGACATCAGCGAGGACCAGCGCCCCTTCCACGGGATGTTGTTGGATGATCCCCCACTCCTCCTCCGTCAGTTTTCCGGGTTTGTTGATAATCTCCAGCGGAAGGGTCACCTTGCCGATGTCGTGGAGGAGACCTGCTATCCCCAGGACGGCGATCTGGCGTTTTTCGAGCGACAGGAACGATCCCAGGGAAATGGCCAGAATGGATGTATTCACCGAGTGGGCGAACGTATATTCATCATACATCTTGATGCTTGTCAGGCCCATGAAGGCATCGCGGTTCTCAAGGATATCATCAACCATGGTCTGAACGGTCGTGTTCATTTTGCGCATGTTGACCGCCTTGTCAAGATGCACGGAGCGAATCATCTCCTTCACCGTGCCTACGGCATCCGTATAGCCCGTGGAGG
This genomic stretch from Nitrospirota bacterium harbors:
- a CDS encoding polyprenyl synthetase family protein — protein: MDIISYLSKKKVIVDKTLEKLVPPAKMFPPSVHEAMRYSLFAGGKRVRPILAIAAAEALGARTSGLLPLAGSLELIHTYSLIHDDLPAMDNDDFRRGRPTCHKVYGEAIAILAGDGLLNMAFEVLSDTRRTKAVPANRLITTIKEISTASGVFGMVGGQVIDMESEGKEIDFPTLEYIHTHKTGALIRASVRVGAIYAKANEKRLKALTRYGELAGLAFQIADDILDITGKQEELGKDVGSDLKKGKRTFPSFFGLEGSRLRANEVADKAIHSLRDFDHKADPLRELAKYIVNRVN
- a CDS encoding DUF5615 family PIN-like protein, with amino-acid sequence MMLLLADENLNNDIVRGLRRRKPNLDIVRVQDVGLSGADDPAVLEWAAREGRVLLTHDVCTITHYAYERVSAGKAMPGVFEVSRGIPMGSVIEDILLLAEFSLEGEWEGQVRYLPLR
- the dxs gene encoding 1-deoxy-D-xylulose-5-phosphate synthase — its product is MILDKVNNVQELRTLPPAELPTLAEELRKEIISVVSQTGGHLAPSLGVVDLTIALHYAFDTPTDKIVWDVGHQAYAHKILTGRRHRFPTLRQHGGISGFPKREESPYDHFDVGHASTSISAALGMVSARDIKGEDFHVIAVIGDGSISAGLAFEGLNQAGHLKKKLIVILNDNEMSISPNVGALSSYLSRMLTGHFYTRLRRETKNFLQGIPKVGESMFNLAKKAEDSIKGLMVPGMLFEDLGFQYIGPIDGHNIDHMLETFRNIQEYTWPVLVHVITKKGKGCEFAECRPSQYHGVPPFDPATGKVTVKKQSVMSYTEVFGQTMISLAEDNEKIVAISAAMSEGTGLDKFAERFPDRFFDVGIAESHGVTFACGLAVEGMHPVAAIYSTFTQRAYDQIVHDLCLQNLPVTLALDRAGLVGEDGPSHHGVFDIAYLRHIPNIVMMAPKDENELQHMLKTAVEYNGPSAVRYPRGTGCGVPMDQELKTLEIGKAELIRNGNDVAIIAIGNMVGPSMEAAKRLEDEGISASVVNARFVKPLDETMIISVAKKTGRIVTVEEHALSGGFGSAVLECLDANSVAGIKTHRIGVPDAFIEHGAQQILRRKYGLDADGIYASVREFIEKTRLKVVAPVTQIRAMDV
- a CDS encoding DUF433 domain-containing protein is translated as MTITIANEVIPLRADSNGVVRVGGTRVTLETVIAAFSEGATAEEIVQQYPSLNLADIYAVIGYYLRHSGEVDAYVRQRGTQADAVRKQNEARFDPYGMRGRLLTRRIQG
- the xseB gene encoding exodeoxyribonuclease VII small subunit yields the protein MAEKKFERALARLEEIVQKLEQGDLPLEQSLKLFEEGIRLSRICNTRLEEAERKVEILLKDKAGNMVAKPFEEEE
- a CDS encoding HD-GYP domain-containing protein gives rise to the protein MADERRDSRGEAKQSFYAKQQLITAARVTFQYLAAVLKNATLYPESHPSSLSSAEKLLTKIRELLVDRKEVAFYLVGGELFFETHSVPVDQSLSLVMEQFVIRDIGGIMFKPGLTEQEIIKFAVLMSKEPAFFESEGGLNAALDQESISHIDLHRALIVDKKVGSAIKQAKKASTGYTDAVGTVKEMIRSVHLDKAVNMRKMNTTVQTMVDDILENRDAFMGLTSIKMYDEYTFAHSVNTSILAISLGSFLSLEKRQIAVLGIAGLLHDIGKVTLPLEIINKPGKLTEEEWGIIQQHPVEGALVLADVPGVTKMAMVAAFEHHQHGDIHGYPHVEDDHKPHLFSQIVSLADAYEAITANRVYYSSRTTPYQAIRILLKNRGKAFDPILVKAFVNMIGIFPVGTVLKLDTGEVGLVMHQTRDLLRPRVLLLTAFDGSERETGADVSLLETVNGKYVRSIVGTIDPQAAKIDIKQYID